In the genome of Panulirus ornatus isolate Po-2019 chromosome 43, ASM3632096v1, whole genome shotgun sequence, the window AAGCTGGCCATCATTGAGTAAAGGTTACGCAACGCAAAGTTCATCTTCGTaaggtctccctcctcctcctcctcgagggtgAGGTAAGTGGGTGTATTCACACAAGTATTGGTGTGGTCACCCCAGTGACTCCTCCTCGAGTCGAGTGTTCCAGATATATATCACTTTattctttacgttggaggttccagtcatgaaCAGAAGTCCACATCGCGGGAattatagagaggttaatgaaaggggcaaaaagaagagacaagggaagagTGTTTTACGAACTTTAGAGACATTGAAAGAATTTGTCTTTgaaaatgtgcctggtcatagttattaggaaagcaagatatgagaggggagagatcttgaaagcctcgaggtgtagggaaagaaatagttcgTTTAGCAACgtcacttttttttgttttcatatgcGCTCTGTGTACACTTGTAGGTAAACACATATTTGCTACAGTGTACATTTCTGAAGCCAGCAGATTTACCCACTGCCAAAAAAAACCCTCATCGCAAACACCACTAGTGAAAGTCTCTGTTGTTCACGAGGTATTATTTTCACCTGGGTTCACATTTATTGTATccgtctttcgtgtgtgtgtgtgtgtgtgtgtgtgtgtgtttgacaacCGTAACCTTGAAATCTCTCCTGGCTCAAGGATCAATAATAGCCTGTAGGAATCATTGAGACGATTCATTGTACTGACAGAGTATCATCCCCAGCCTAAGGTCAGTGAcacttagaattatcttcaacaacTTTAGAagaatttcagattttttttttatttttagttcCGTAATTATATATATGACGTTCAAGGCTTAGATTACCCTACATTTAGGCCAACAAAACAATCAAATAACCAACAATCTTGTTCAAAAacaagtcttttttttatataaatttgtaCTGATGGTttttctccttatatatataaacatcgcaTTCATGGACAAGCGCTCTTTTCCAGCACCCATGGACCTctacaaccccagcaccaacgtATTTTAAGTTCCTCGTAACCCAACAGCATGTATTGCCCGTCATTGGAAAACGATTGGTGGGGTATGTAAATGGCCTACCCCCAACAGATTTCTGTGAGTGTACACGCCATTTACACTTCGAACCGTATTGTTTAGATATATCAATAGTCTTACTGCAAAAGTATTCGGAGTTTCTATTTTTTAGGCTCTGAAGATTGAAAGAGATTCTTCCGATATATATGGCGATAAAAATGTTTTTTCATTACACTGCTgtcttttccttatatatatatatatatatatatatatatatatatatatatatatatatatatatatatatatattcttatgagtccacggggaaatgaagcacgataagttaccaagcgcactttcgtgtaataatcacatcatcaagggagatactgGACTCTTTTGTACGCCCTCTGAAATATTGCTTTGAAATTTGGTATACGTGTGGATTTTGAACGGGTCAGACTCAACTGCCCCTTGAAAAATGTTCCCTTGTGGACCATTTCATAATCCCTCGAATTCGAAATATTTCCTGAGACAAATtgaagactatataagaaaaataatctcAGGCCGAACTGAGTCTTCTTAAacatttatgtatcttttttttctctctcgttacAGTTACACTTTGGAGTATACGTAACGGGGAATTTTCTCTTGTCTCGTATGATTAGAGAAACTCGACTATTCCTTATCATTACCTGGAGATTCAGGCCTTTGGACTCGAGCTTACACGGAGCAGACGCTCCAAAAACCACAAGATCATATTGTGTTTCTTGAGAGAACGGTGGAATGGCTTCGTTCAATGGTACAACCACTCTCACCGGCTATTTTTtattaccctctctctctatatacctCCCATATTGCCAGAACAACCTTCCCGCTCAGCATTTAACATATTTTCCCAAACATTCCACCAGCACCGCAGCCAAGCAATTTCTACCCTGCCAGGGAGATGGATGAATTCGTAACCATTGCGTATGGAGATTAGTCGTCGCGCGTCTGGTAATTTTCCGGGCGTGTCtacggacaggagatagatgctacACATTGTCTCGCAGCCACTGTCTTCCTTATCGGTAAAGTACTTTAAAATTCGTCAAATGTAATGAGTGAAAATATTCTACGCTATGGAGCAAAGTCATCCACAGTTTCTTACACTTATGAGTACGACATGAAGACAAtggtacgtcgtgctcaagggtcgtacttccgtgttcaagggtcgtacatttgtGCTCAAACGGTAAAGGGAAACAGGTCCTGTTACAACGGCTTTTCCTGTTTCCTCCACACCCGCCTCTGGGTTCTGTCAAGACCCACaggtgggtgagagagtgtaAATTCGGCCAGTTCAATGTTCGAAATGCAGACGTGGGTTCCACCTCCCGTAACTCAACTAGGGTCGCTATTTTCACCAGTGTTACTGCTCCCATTTTATACCCAGTAATTCATGTAATGGATACCGTGCAGTTAAGCTTCGCTGCAGGGCTGTGCAGGCTTAGCTTTAGGATGTTTCCTTTAGTGCTGGAAGGGAAGAGGTTTTAGGTGGAATAcaaatctcgtcaaagaacgcgTTTCAGAGGAGTATCCATCTTGTAGATCCTGCTACTGAGTAGAGTGCAGGACCTCCTGGAAAGGGGGTCTTGGGTGATTAAgaatactgcacacacacacacacacacacacacacacacacacacacacacacacacagatagatagatagatatactctATAATCTAATTAAGCATAATTGATAGAAGCTCAAAAATATGAACAGAAAGTTCAAAACTTTACACAATTAGACAGGTAATGCTTCGTCTGACTCACTGGTCTGGATCACACTTAGCATTCAATAATGGTGATTAAGTTTTATTTAAGGAATAAATTAACTTTATGCCTAAAAGAAGACAGGGTGTATTGGCTGTATACTCACCAGCCACAGGGGAGGCGAAAATGACTGTAAGAAACAACAATGTGGCCTTCAGGATGCGACCAATCTTCCCACCCACAGCTGGTGCCGTTGTGCGACCAGCTGGATGCGCTGACACCAGGCGCACAGGTGGTAATGGCGGTGGTAGCTGACCATCTGGGGACGATACCACGCCCTCAGCTAGTGATCTTTGACCACCTGCGGATGAGACGACACTTCCAGTTGGTGATGTGAGACCAGATGGAGCCAAGACCAGGCCTTCTGCAGGTGGTGATGACAGACGGTCTGGAGCAGAGACCAGGAAGCCCTCCGACGGTGCCATCACACAAGACGGACCTGAGACTTCATCTCGAGGAGATGGCCAGTCCTTATGGTCACCTGAGGAAGACGCAACACAAGGTGGAGGTGAGGTCAAGTGACGGCCGGGGGACATCACAACCGAACTCACAGACGTAGGTCGGGAGAATACATCACTGCCAAAAGATGTCACTGGGATAAAACACACGGACATCAGAGGCCCCTGATCTCCAGAGGATGTCCCTGGGCCTCGTTTATTCTGAGACATCCCAAGATTCGGGTCACACTCTGACATCACCAGACCTCGAACGCACTGAGGTGCCTCCAGACCAGTCAGTGACGTCTGTGGTTCTTCGTCTGTGTGGGTTCCAGCCTTCCAGGACGGTGATGGTGTGAGACACAGCGTCTGGAGTGTGAGAGACCCCATCATCTGCACCCCTTGCGGCCTTACTGGACTGATGGAAGTATACTTTGATATATCTGCTATGTTAGACGTTATACTAGTGGCATTATGTGTTATGCTAGCTCTACTGAAGTTCCCTCTCTTGACCAGAGGGTCGTGCAAGTTCCCAACATCTTTCCTTCTCACGTTAACATTTCTGAACTGATCACTTAAGTTCTCTAAGTCGTAATTTATATTTTCAATGAAGCTGCTTATCTGTTCTCTCTGTTTACAAGACTTCTGATCTAGGTTCCTATTTTCTTTTACGTCATTTCTCCCCTCGTCTGCATCATCTGTTTTCATAGGTACAGGTGTTGCTGTATCCGTCATGTATTCCACTCCATCACACCTGCCTGTAGCAACTACAGTCACGTATCCTGTAAAACTAGTGTTTGTAGTTTCTGTTCCCAAGTGGTTGTCTgtaacacactcacaacacacacttgcCGGGCACATATTGATACATATATACCAAATACAACAGTTTTCTTAGGGTCTGCTGCCGTTAGGAAGAGACTCTCAAGGTTGTGTGTCCAGAAGTTGTTGTGATGAAGTTGTAGGTCGTCAGGCGTTGCGACCCTCCTCACCAGGGGCTTGATAACGTAAtgtcctcccctatataggcttcctcccctatataggcttcctcccctatataggcttcctcccctatataggcttcctcccctatataggcttcctcccctatataggcttcctcccctatataggcttcctcccctatataggcttcctcccctatataggcttcctcccctatataggcttcctcccctatataggcttcctcccctatataggcttcctcccctatataggcttcctcccctatataggcttcctcccctatataggcttcctcccctatataggcttcctcccctatataggcttcctcccctatataggcttcctcccctatataggcttcctcccctatataggcttcctcccctatataggcttcctcccctatataggcttcctcccctatataggcttcctcccctatataggcttcctcccctatataggcttcctcccctatataggcttcctcccctatataggcttcctcccctatataggcttcctcccctatataggcttcctcccctatataggcttcctcccctatataggcttcctcccctatataggcttcctcccctatataggcttcctcccctatataggcttcctcccctatataggcttcctcccctatataggcttcctcccctatataggcttcctcccctatataggcttcctcccctat includes:
- the LOC139762499 gene encoding LOW QUALITY PROTEIN: uncharacterized protein (The sequence of the model RefSeq protein was modified relative to this genomic sequence to represent the inferred CDS: deleted 1 base in 1 codon), giving the protein MCPASVCCECVTDNHLGTETTNTSFTGYVTVVATGRCDGVEYMTDTATPVPMKTDDADEGRNDVKENRNLDQKSCKQREQISSFIENINYDLENLSDQFRNVNVRRKDVGNLHDPLVKRGNFSRASITHNATSITSNIADISKYTSISPVRPQGVQMMGSLTLQTLCLTPSPSWKAGTHTDEEPQTSLTGLEAPQCVRGLVMSECDPNLGMSQNKRGPGTSSGDQGPLMSVCFIPVTSFGSDVFSRPTSVSSVVMSPGRHLTSPPPCVASSSGDHKDWPSPRDEVSGPSCVMAPSEGFLVSAPDRLSSPPAEGLVLAPSGLTSPTGSVVSSAGGQRSLAEGVVSSPDGQLPPPLPPVRLVSAHPAGRTTAPAVGGKIGRILKATLLFLTVIFASPVAGRYDRGGPQHSITWGRGNSHNSAVFGNLPTNITAVLGHRARLPCQVKNLGLKDVSWIRKRDLHILTVGIFTYTTDDRFTVYHPLDAENWFLDISSVTFRDAGVYECQVSTSPKVSLPIHLTVLAVQQAEILGPSEVYIQHGSTISLHCEVEAGVEAVGPVLWYEGASTLNYSSPRGGISMEVEKTPTKTMSKLYITRAVRQDSGNYTCAPKFALPDSVIVHVVNAGEESAAAVQSGVEAARACMDVVWAAVGVLWAITLLAAWLTPIPTTPTCRP